A window of the Henckelia pumila isolate YLH828 chromosome 3, ASM3356847v2, whole genome shotgun sequence genome harbors these coding sequences:
- the LOC140892500 gene encoding non-specific lipid transfer protein GPI-anchored 14-like: MESKTMILKIGCILVFLASFATSDVDKDKEKCANQVAGLVTCLPYVSGQAKAPPKDCCTGLRQVIQSSPECICLLVKDRDDPSLGLKINATLALSLPSQCQAPANVSDCPRLLHLSPNSPDAKVFYDFANSGNKTNTAPAPGTSTSSSATGTTSDQKSDGGRRKRFLGIEMVFGLLLTVVVSISYIA, translated from the exons ATGGAGTCTAAAACCATGATCCTAAAAATTGGATGCATTTTGGTATTCCTTGCTAGTTTTGCGACAAGTGATGTGGACAAAGATAAGGAGAAATGCGCGAACCAAGTTGCGGGGCTTGTGACATGTCTACCATATGTTAGTGGGCAAGCAAAAGCTCCTCCAAAGGATTGCTGCACAGGTCTCAGACAAGTGATTCAGAGCAGCCCCGAGTGCATCTGTTTACTGGTTAAGGATAGGGATGATCCGAGTCTTGGCCTCAAGATCAATGCCACACTCGCACTCAGTTTACCCTCTCAATGCCAAGCACCCGCTAACGTCTCCGACTGCCCTC GTCTGCTCCATTTGTCGCCAAACTCTCCCGATGCTAAGGTGTTCTATGATTTCGCAAACTCTGGCAATAAAACTAATACTGCTCCTGCACCTG GTACGAGCACTAGTTCAAGTGCAACAGGAACAACTTCTGATCAGAAGAGTGACGGTGGAAGAAGAAAGAGATTTTTAGGGATTGAAATGGTTTTTGGGCTGTTGCTTACGGTGGTTGTCTCTATTTCATATATTGCCTGA
- the LOC140889910 gene encoding uncharacterized protein, translating into MNKLEVTLEELVNMLTTYEATIKKEKPVLLVGSSFRTKKGAQSKGKKRSAPPKKNKPNKKPYKKPSQGPAKPDKKEQVCFHCNKPGHWTRNCTEYLAQKRSGHGNGKKQET; encoded by the exons atgaacaagctagaagtcACCCTTGAAGAGTTGGTAAATATGCTTACTACTTATGAAGCCACAATTAAGAAAGAAAAGCCTGTTCTGCTTGTGGGCTCATCGTTCAGGACGAAAAAGGGAGCCCAAAgcaagggaaagaagcgttctgccccgccAAAGAAGAACAAGCCCAATAAAAAGCCATACAAGAAGCCTTCTCAAGGGCCCGCAAAGCCCGACAAGAAAGAACAAGTCTGTTTCCACTGCAACAAGCCTGGACATTGGACGCGTAACTGCACTGAATATCTAGCCCAGAAACGTTCTGGCcatg gtaatGGCAAGAAGCAAGAGACTTAG